The following is a genomic window from Phaeodactylum tricornutum CCAP 1055/1 PHATR_bd_32x35 genomic scaffold, whole genome shotgun sequence.
AGAGATCCTGCCTACGATGGTGGCGACTATTGGTACGGTCCGTCCAATTAATGAGCTATTGTGCATAGCTGTGCCTAGATGCAATGTGTCAGGATTCCAGAATCGGACTTGCCATACGCGTAGAACAGTCGTCAGGTATCATCCGTAACGACCATATTTGGCGCTTGTAGAACACTTGTTGTTACTTCAGTTTAAATACGCTTAACGTGACGAATACCCAACAAGTCGAAACACTGATGCATGGCCAAGGACGTAGCGTGGCATAGCAACAAACGGGTCTTCATTTCGTCGCTTCCCAAAACCATACAATTCTTGATAAAATCGGACGTAGCCACGGCAAGCTTGTAGACGTACTCACAAACGTGATAAGGAAACAAATCTTCCAGCGTCTGTTCAATGACATCGGGAAACTGTTGGAGTTGAAAGACCAAATTTCGCTCGGATGGATGCGTCAGTCGAACCTTTTCACCATTTTGAATGAGTTCCTCCACGTCGATACTATAGTCTTGCTTTGCCTTGGCCACAATACTCTCTAAACGCACCCGGGCGTACAAAAGGTACACACCGGTATCGCCCTTGGTGTCGAGCATTTGGTCGTACGAGAATTTGTAATTCGTGGTCGGGTTGCGACGCAAATCGTAGTACTTGACGGCGCCGTATCCAATTGCTTCGGCAATATCGTGCACTTCGTCGAGCGCAATGTTCGATTTGTCGCTTTCGATACGCTCTCTCAATGAACCTTCCATCCGTTCCaccgcttcgtccaacaaGTCCACCAGTCTGACGGTATCGCCCGATCGAGTTTTGAACCGTTTTCCGTCTTCACCCTGGACGGTACCGAATCCAATATGCTCAAGCTGCTGATTGCGATCGAGCCAACCAATGTCGCGTCCAGCAGCGTACACCATTTTGAAGTGATCGCCTTGCGAGAAATCCGTAATGACAATAATTCGATCCGCCTTTAATTCCTGCAAACGATACTTCAATGCCGCCATGTCCGTGGAATCGTACCCGTATCCCCCATCCGACTTTTGCAGCATGAGAGGTACTTTGaacttgtcgacaaagacgcACTTGGCGCCACCTTCTTCGACCGATATTTTCCCGGCCGCTTCGAATTCGGCAATCACGGGTGGGATcttggcgttgtaaaagCTCTCGCCAAATTCGTGCGTTGTGACGTCGAGTCGTTGGTACACCTTTTCGAATTCTTGGCGGGACACGTCGCAGAGCAGTTTCCAAATGCGCAAGCATTCGGGATCACCTGATTGCAAGGCTACCACGTTGGTCTGGGACGTTTTTTTAAAGTCGGCCGACTCGTCAAAGCGCGCCTTGGCGGATTTGTAAAACTGGGTCAAATCGGTAATGTTGGGCAAGGCCGCTTGATCGTCCACATCGCTGTTGTGGTTGGCGACTTCCGGGTATTCCTCCTTCAAATACTGAATGAGCATGCCAAACTGTGTTCCCCAGTCGCCAACGTGATTGATCCGGTGGACGTCGTGTCCGACAAATTCCAGAATCCGGCAGACGGCTTCCCCGATAATAGTCGACCGCAAGTGGCCCACGTgcatttccttggcaatATTGGGGGACGAAAAGTCCACCACACAGGTTTGCTTGGGAATGAGCGGTTTCGGCAAAATTCCGGTTTGCAAGAACCGGTCCACGTgggtttccaaaaagcttGGACGAATGCGGCAGAGTACAAAGCCGGGTCCGTTCATACTGAGTTCCATAATGACGGGATGGGTGTCGCCAATCGCGGCCATGAGGGCCCGGGCCACATCCGGTGGGGAGCGAATATTGTCGGGCATGCTGGAATCTTTTTTGAGTGCCGCGAATACGGGCATGGCGGCGTTGCACTGATAATCTCCGTGTTTGGGATTTTGACACTTGGAAACCAAGTGCTGCTGCGTGGGCAGCTCAGCGTCGGGGAACAAATCGTAAACGACGTTTTGAAAAATACTCTCGACGAGTTTATTGAGTGAGGGTTCGTTGGTATCCACTTGCTGGGGCGGTTTCGTGGTCCCGACGGAAGCCACGAGCGCGGCGAGCTGGACCCGGGCCGCTTCGACGGCATCCCGATGCGCGTCCAGGTAAGTGGCAATCAAGGGATGCTTCTGGTGCACGTGCGCCAGCGTTTCCGTACTCAAATCCTGCAGCAAGGTGGCCAAAATACAAACGTCCGCCACGGAATCTTGGTGTCCCACGATATGGATGCCCGTGGGTGAGACTCGCAGGGCCTCCGTGAGTGTGTCAAAGGCGGCTTCGTGGTCCGGTACCGTCCCGGTTGTGGCGGGGCGTAAGACGGTCCGCTCCCATTCACACCAATCGTCCAATACGAGGCTTTCCGTCAATCCGTGTTGTGCGGTAGACCGACGGTGATCGTGAGTACTGCGGGGCGTGGTCATGTAGGCCATGGTTTGGGCCATGGCGTTGCCTCCGCCCGACACGACCTGATCGCCGTACAGTAAGCACGGCTTGTTGGCAAAGAGTGTGGCGGCGCACGCCGGAACGTCCTTACTTTTGGCTGCCTGCACGTCAATGCGGTAGAGTTGTGCGGCCCAGACAACCTTGAGTGACGCCGTACCGCTgttgcctttgttgttgctgttactGCTGCTAGGGATCGTGAGATTTGCCAAACGGACTCGAGGTTTCGTGTACGCCAAAGACGCCTTGGTGGTGTTCGAAGCATCGACGGTTGGCTGGGTCGACACGGGTTGGTTCTGTTGGTGGGGAGTATGCACCGGAACtgacgtcgtcgttgcggTGACGGCAGTGCCGGTGGGTGTTCCTTTCGTCCCCGCCTTTTTGGCTGCCTTTTCGGCCTTTTTGGCGAGTTTCTTCAACTCGTTCTTCGAAGGACCTTCCGACGGGACGCTTTCTTCCTTGGTTGTTGTCATTTATGCTTTATACCGTCAATTCGTAGTCGACTTGTCCATGTGTACCGCAAAAAGTAAAAAGAAGGGGAATCCGCAATGGAATTGACACAGTCTAACAGACAGACAATCTGTCGACCGGGAACAATCACAGATCGGTGGAGCTACCggctactactagtagtagctAGTAGCTAGCAGCCAAAAGCACCTTCCCACTTCCACTCTGGCATCTACGGTGTCCGTAGCATGCGTCTGTCCATCGCTTCTCCACACCTTTTCCATTCTGTTCCATGCGCAGGAACAATTACAGTTAGAGCGCCTTGGTTCGATAGTAACATTCCGTCGATCCGTACTACCTACTGCTGACATACCCGGATACAAGACTGATATCTGGATTCGTTCCCGGTTGATGATgtcttttctttggattgGCACCATACCATATACGGAATGGGATGGCGGATCACGATAACGTAGGTAGgtgtaggtaggtaggtgtaggtaggtaggtgtAGGTAGAGGTACCTACCATCCATACGtagtacacacacacacacactacTTCAACTTTCGTGCCGTTCCGTTTCTGCGATCCAAAAGTAGAGCAACCGCAAACACTCCAAAAAAAACCCAGGGACCTACCTATTTTCATCGGTTCACTTCCTTTTCGTTGCCTTGCCTTACTCACCGAGTGCAACAAAGAATCGTCCAAACGCCTGACTACCCGCATTAACATTCCTCCGTCACTCCTATTGAGATTGCTATTGACAAACACGTATACACACACAGACACAAACATACACCAACGTTCTTGCCAATGAAGATTTCGTCGCGTGGGATTTTCGCTGGAGTCGTCTGGAGCATCGCTTCCGTGCAAGATTCGACAGCGTTTTCAGCGTCGCTCACTGTGGCTCCCCACCGCTGGACGGTACTCCAATCGTCCACTTCTGGTGACGACTTTAGTAGCTTTGCCGCCTCCCTCGAAACACCGACGCCTTCTCCCCGCacacgcaacaacaacaacaacaaaccgCGCACTTGGAAAGATGATCTCGACGAGTTGTTGGATCCGGCAACCGAAATGAATCGGCGACAAGCACTCTTTACCGACGTCGTGAGCGCCAATCAAGACATACGCGAGGCGGTAGAAACGGCTCTGCGGGATCGAAAGGTGAGTGCACCAGACACGTGAATCGTGGTCCGATACAacgttttgactgtgacatactCACAAGACACACTTCCTCTACCAATCCTCTTTGCTACTCGAGATTGACCCACTCTTGACCCCGACGGGAAAGAAACTACAGGACGGCACCCGCGCCGTTGCCCGACAACTCAGCACGGATATTCTGCCCTCGCTCGCCGCGAACGCACGCAATCCTCCCACCCAACTCTTTTCCGTGCGTCCGCAAGATTTGCAAAAAAACGGCAACCGATTTTTGAACGCCGTCACGAACCAAATGCAGCAAAATTTGCAAACACTGCAACGGGATTTGCTGGACCCGTCACGCATTCCGTCACGCATTTCCCAACAAACGTCCGAATTCGTGCAGGAAGCGGCCAACGTGCTCCGCGAAACCCCCGTCGGTCTCAAGGAACCGCCCTACACTCTGGTGGCTACCACCAACGAATACGAAATACGGGATTACGCCGGATACAAGGTCGTCAGTACCAACATGGCCCCGGCGGGAGAAGTCTACCGAGACAGTATGGCTCAGTCCGGACAAGCCTTCAATACGTTGGCGAGCTACATTTTTGGAGCCAATCGGGACAGCAAGGTCATGGAAATGACCACACCGGTAACCACCACCATGTCGGGAGAAATGCGCTTTTATCTGGCCCAGAATGATGAAACGCCGGACCAACGGATCCCCGAACCTCTCGCTCAGGACGAAAGCAAGTCCGTCTACGAAACCGGCAATATTCTGATTCAAGATATTCCTCCCGCGCGATTGGCCGTGCGACGGTTTCCGGGATTTGCCACGGCCGGCGAACAAGCCCGGCAGAAGGAGATCCTCCTGGCAGCGCTCTCGTTGGACGATGTGGAATTGGACGTGCCGCACGGACAAACTGTCGGACACGTCCTGTTTCAGTACAATCCACCGTACACCGTCCCCGTGCTCCGACGCAACGAAATTGCCGTCCCCGTCGTCAATCCCGATGCGGTTGACAATGACGCGGAAAACAACAGCGGAGAAAGCTGGGCGTCCGCCGCTTACGACGCATCTTCCTGGGACGACGGGGCGCCGTCGGATTGAAGAATAGTATTTCTCTCCGCCACGCTCAAATTTATACCTAGGCTTGTTACATTCGTTTTGCTGCTACTACAGTGTTTGCTGATAGTGAAGGACTTACAATTATACTCCTGTGCAAAGGTTACTCTATTTTTTCGTCTGTCTATATCCCGGTAGGCCTACAAGTAGTGCGGAGTATGTAATCGAGGATAACGTATACGACAATGATTTATGGTTTCTTGGTGAGCAGTACCTTGGTCATGTACAGGCCGGCCAACGACAATCCGTACCAAGTAAAGGCGTATCCGGCATGTACGGCTGGACTGACTTTGAAATCTCCAATTTTGTCCGCCGTCGCCGTCACGGGCCATTTGTTCGCGCGGTCGCCGGCAACGTCGTCCCCTTCCCGTACCTGCGTGACAAGAGTGGGTAGTAGTCGtgtggaagaagtcgtcgtGTTCGTCGCAGCATTCGGTATTGGCGTCGATTCGGTCTGTCCCGTCGCGGGTACCAAGGCTCGCAAGGTTTCCGCATCGAACCAGAACAGTTTGGGCGGTCGGGTCTTTAGCTCGTGCTCGGCTACAAGAAATCTGGGCTCTTCGGTTTTAGTCGCCACAACGGTGACGGTCACATCGGGATCGCCTACAGGTCGATCCCACTGTAGGTATTGCGGATTGCCGTGTCGTCGCGAGGCGTCGGTTTCCAACGTGAGTGCCGCCGAAACACCATAGCGTCCCCCACCGTCTTGGGGACGGGGACGACCACCGCGAGCTTGTTCCGACGTGCCCAAGTGCCGGGGGATCCAACCCCGATTGACCCACACGGTAGTGTCTTCCGCTGCGTCGGCCGCTGCTTGGTTTGCGGATTTGGTCAAGACGAGAGGTGTCAAGACAAAGTACCCTTGCGGAGAGGAGCTCATGCCTTGTGCGGACGATCCGGCTTTATCGGGCAAGGCCCCGGGTGGAGGTCCTCGAGGTCCCACGAGGATTTCTTGATCGTGACGGAAGGTTCCTCGCAAACGGACTTTACGAAAACTGGTCTCCGTCCCGTTCCCGGGTTGAGCGTAGGACGACAAGACCTCGAGATCGGTCACAGGCTCCTGCGCCAATTCCGCTTGCCGCTGAGCCACGAGTGTTTGCTTGATAAAGTACCGCTGCGTCTGCCATACTCCAAGACCGAACGTACCCGCACACAACGAACCGAAAAAGACTTTGCCAGCCGTGGAAATCCCCTTGTTAGCGGCGGTCAATGGCGCGCTCATTGGTACAAAAGAGGTTGCAACGTCTCGATGCTGTGGGAGTCCGACAGTACAAAAAATGCGAGAAGGAGTTTGTAAAAGCGCAGCGAGACGAATGCTTGGGTACTTTAGGTAAAAAGGTGGGTAAAATAGACGATGGGGACCGAGAGAGAATTCTCTGGAATGGAATGAATAGCTATCCGTAGGTCgcaatggaaaaaatgaaaaaaagATAGCAAGGTAGTGTCGCTTGCCGCACAAAGAATCCCCAAGAAAGGCTGCTGACAAGTGACAATGATTTCCATTGTGTCGGCTGTACTACCAGTATGTGAGACTACGATTGGCTCTCCTTCTCCATTCCGTCTAGCGCACAGTCGAATCACGAGTCGTCATTACGACCGAATCTGGATCCGAATCTTGCTCGAATTGGAAAtaatgacagtgaatttcgGAATTGCTCGCGAAGGAATAGCGAAACACTTAATAGGTCAACCTCATCAAAGCACCAAGATcaccttgttgttgtaaaTTAGTGTTCCTCCGGCGTCCCCCAAGGATACTTCGCTAGACCAGTTACCGGGAAGTATCATGAAGTTACGTTGCGAGAGGAGACGAAATTGATTTCCAAAGCTCTCGTCAAGCAACACAACCCCCCAAAGCCCCCTCCTTGTCCCATGGGGAGACTGCGTCACCGCACAATTCCAGACTTTGTGGAACACCTCGTTCTCGTTAGTTTGTTGGTCGTCGCCTTTGTGACGTTAATACGAgacgaaacaaaatcgcTTCGTTTTCCGTCTCTTCCGTCGTCAGCCTTGGAAGGAACGTCGATACCGCAACTGGCCTTTCACCAGGATCCCGGAACGTCACCATTGCTGGACAAGACACACCCATACACCACGCCACCTCATCCTCACCGAGTCTTTCGTATCCTGCAATTGACCGACCTCCATTTGGGTGAAAATGCTTGGGAAGAATGGGGACCGGAACAGGATCGAAAGACCTACCAAGCGCTGTCACGCATTTTCATACACGAACACCCAAACACAATCGATCTTGTGGTTCTTTCCGGCGATCAACTCACGGCCAACAACGTGGACGCCAATGCCACGGCATACTACCAAAAACtggctttctttttcgaacAACGCAGTATCCCCTTTGCTGTCATCTTTGGGAACCACGACGATGCCCCTTTGGAGCGTCGACATGCAGACGGTACCGTCACCATAATTCCATCCATGACAAGTCGTCAGCAATTGCTGCAATCCTTGCAGTCGTTTTCGTGTTCTTTGACCCAGTCAGGTCCCTCTAGTGTGCCGGGCGTTTCCAACTACGTGCTGAACGTCTTCCGAGACTCGAGCGCTGCCACAGAAGGTAAGGAGCTTTCTCCTACACTACGTTTGGTATTCATGGACACCGGCGGCGGTACTCTTAATCAGACGCTGACGAAAGCCCATCAACACTGGTTCCGAAATCAAGTCGACTTGTTTGTTAACGTTCCACA
Proteins encoded in this region:
- a CDS encoding predicted protein, giving the protein NPKHGDYQCNAAMPVFAALKKDSSMPDNIRSPPDVARALMAAIGDTHPVIMELSMNGPGFVLCRIRPSFLETHVDRFLQTGILPKPLIPKQTCVVDFSSPNIAKEMHVGHLRSTIIGEAVCRILEFVGHDVHRINHVGDWGTQFGMLIQYLKEEYPEVANHNSDVDDQAALPNITDLTQFYKSAKARFDESADFKKTSQTNVVALQSGDPECLRIWKLLCDVSRQEFEKVYQRLDVTTHEFGESFYNAKIPPVIAEFEAAGKISVEEGGAKCVFVDKFKVPLMLQKSDGGYGYDSTDMAALKYRLQELKADRIIVITDFSQGDHFKMVYAAGRDIGWLDRNQQLEHIGFGTVQGEDGKRFKTRSGDTVRLVDLLDEAVERMEGSLRERIESDKSNIALDEVHDIAEAIGYGAVKYYDLRRNPTTNYKFSYDQMLDTKGDTGVYLLYARVRLESIVAKAKQDYSIDVEELIQNGEKVRLTHPSERNLVFQLQQFPDVIEQTLEDLFPYHVCEYVYKLAVATSDFIKNCMVLGSDEMKTRLLLCHATSLAMHQCFDLLGIRHVKRI
- a CDS encoding predicted protein — its product is MKISSRGIFAGVVWSIASVQDSTAFSASLTVAPHRWTVLQSSTSGDDFSSFAASLETPTPSPRTRNNNNNKPRTWKDDLDELLDPATEMNRRQALFTDVVSANQDIREAVETALRDRKIDPLLTPTGKKLQDGTRAVARQLSTDILPSLAANARNPPTQLFSVRPQDLQKNGNRFLNAVTNQMQQNLQTLQRDLLDPSRIPSRISQQTSEFVQEAANVLRETPVGLKEPPYTLVATTNEYEIRDYAGYKVVSTNMAPAGEVYRDSMAQSGQAFNTLASYIFGANRDSKVMEMTTPVTTTMSGEMRFYLAQNDETPDQRIPEPLAQDESKSVYETGNILIQDIPPARLAVRRFPGFATAGEQARQKEILLAALSLDDVELDVPHGQTVGHVLFQYNPPYTVPVLRRNEIAVPVVNPDAVDNDAENNSGESWASAAYDASSWDDGAPSD
- a CDS encoding predicted protein, with the protein product MSAPLTAANKGISTAGKVFFGSLCAGTFGLGVWQTQRYFIKQTLVAQRQAELAQEPVTDLEVLSSYAQPGNGTETSFRKVRLRGTFRHDQEILVGPRGPPPGALPDKAGSSAQGMSSSPQGYFVLTPLVLTKSANQAAADAAEDTTVWVNRGWIPRHLGTSEQARGGRPRPQDGGGRYGVSAALTLETDASRRHGNPQYLQWDRPVGDPDVTVTVVATKTEEPRFLVAEHELKTRPPKLFWFDAETLRALVPATGQTESTPIPNAATNTTTSSTRLLPTLVTQVREGDDVAGDRANKWPVTATADKIGDFKVSPAVHAGYAFTWYGLSLAGLYMTKVLLTKKP
- a CDS encoding predicted protein — protein: FRILQLTDLHLGENAWEEWGPEQDRKTYQALSRIFIHEHPNTIDLVVLSGDQLTANNVDANATAYYQKLAFFFEQRSIPFAVIFGNHDDAPLERRHADGTVTIIPSMTSRQQLLQSLQSFSCSLTQSGPSSVPGVSNYVLNVFRDSSAATEGKELSPTLRLVFMDTGGGTLNQTLTKAHQHWFRNQVDLFVNVPHVIFQHIPTAEFQFFSPGFEVPSSHATDSAVACRGLHEDGIAPVTTDFGWLPYLYGSRLPVSLVAVGHNHGNDYCCPYPAKSSRDGLHLCFGRHSGYGGYGSWERGARVYEFSLPVNATSSYNHTFPDILSSLRWKTWVRLESGSMVNE